One Victivallis lenta DNA segment encodes these proteins:
- a CDS encoding GntR family transcriptional regulator, giving the protein MRQQPFREIARELTRRVREGIYVPDSALPPRLELMREFGVARATLDRAIRELMSDGVLIGRHGSGTYVNGSGVGRRRVAVIGGINPEEDMGTPFDLTVIPVSELKVKSAWKRLFDFDGLLWMRPEAELLPVIDAVGGQLPQVLVNRVHPGTAYVSTDHRGAYHAITKERLALYPAAKVFFLRSSLNSLALDYRFDGFVDACREQGRFYELLHMPTEFEAKLALLHERIPVAPGEMRILVADARAHTGAVMRFAAERAACWKRELLYSDFDNDYGRDVWGVEVTSFLQEPSRLFREAAAKLGRMLEGGDDGEEGVLIAPERRDGDT; this is encoded by the coding sequence ATGCGCCAACAGCCGTTTCGGGAGATTGCGCGGGAATTGACGCGGCGGGTGAGGGAGGGAATCTATGTGCCGGATTCGGCGCTGCCTCCGCGCCTTGAGCTGATGCGGGAGTTCGGAGTGGCGCGGGCGACGCTGGACCGGGCGATCCGCGAGCTGATGAGCGACGGAGTGCTGATCGGGCGGCATGGCTCCGGGACGTATGTGAACGGCTCCGGCGTCGGGCGGCGCCGGGTGGCGGTCATCGGCGGCATCAATCCGGAGGAGGATATGGGGACGCCCTTCGACCTGACGGTGATTCCGGTGTCGGAGCTGAAGGTGAAATCGGCATGGAAACGGCTGTTCGACTTCGACGGGCTGCTCTGGATGCGGCCGGAGGCGGAGCTGCTGCCGGTCATCGACGCGGTGGGCGGGCAGCTGCCTCAGGTGCTGGTCAACCGCGTTCATCCCGGAACCGCATATGTTTCGACCGATCACCGCGGCGCTTATCATGCGATCACGAAGGAGCGGCTGGCGCTTTATCCGGCGGCAAAGGTGTTTTTTCTGCGTTCGTCCCTCAACTCCCTCGCGCTCGATTACCGATTCGACGGTTTTGTCGACGCCTGCCGCGAGCAGGGAAGATTCTATGAGCTGCTGCATATGCCGACGGAGTTTGAGGCGAAGCTGGCGCTGCTGCACGAGAGAATCCCGGTTGCGCCGGGCGAAATGCGGATTCTGGTGGCGGATGCCCGCGCCCATACCGGCGCGGTCATGCGGTTCGCCGCCGAGCGCGCGGCCTGCTGGAAGCGGGAGCTGCTTTACAGCGACTTCGACAACGACTACGGCAGGGATGTCTGGGGGGTTGAAGTGACGAGCTTTCTGCAGGAGCCCTCCCGGCTGTTCCGCGAGGCGGCGGCGAAGCTCGGGCGCATGCTCGAGGGCGGCGACGACGGGGAAGAGGGCGTTCTGATCGCGCCGGAGCGGCGCGACGGGGATACTTAG
- a CDS encoding LysR substrate-binding domain-containing protein, whose protein sequence is MNFIQLAYFRKVMECGSVTQAARQLCITQPAVSKQLRQLEDELGCRLFDRSGGRLVPTPAGEFLRERAGALLAGFENLQAEMSSFRHRISGRLCIGCGPYTSGNVVPDLLTELIRRHPGIEPSVREKDSFLADLKNGSLDIMFGIQGYDGEELLYVPMYRNRLVLICSVLSPLAKAPEITPELLAKEPFLAHSYDSIRSTVFRNMPYLQKNRFYVESRYTTTLIAYVQRNLGFSIIPDYYLGSLPPGVAAPAFETGCSVETGFLTNPDRMFSPPLQAMIGLVREKYGCHMENDREKS, encoded by the coding sequence GTGAATTTCATACAGCTCGCATATTTCCGGAAGGTCATGGAGTGCGGCAGCGTAACGCAGGCCGCCCGGCAGCTCTGCATCACCCAGCCGGCGGTCAGCAAGCAGCTGCGGCAGCTGGAGGACGAACTCGGCTGCCGGCTGTTCGACCGGAGCGGCGGCCGCCTGGTTCCGACGCCGGCCGGAGAATTTCTCCGCGAACGGGCCGGCGCTCTGCTGGCCGGATTCGAAAATCTGCAGGCGGAAATGAGCTCGTTCCGGCATCGCATCTCCGGCAGGCTCTGCATCGGCTGCGGGCCGTACACGTCCGGAAACGTGGTGCCGGACCTGCTGACCGAGCTTATCCGGCGGCATCCCGGCATCGAGCCGTCCGTCCGGGAAAAAGACTCCTTTCTTGCCGACCTGAAGAACGGTTCGCTCGACATCATGTTCGGAATTCAGGGATATGACGGGGAGGAGCTGCTTTACGTTCCGATGTACCGGAACCGCCTGGTGCTGATCTGTTCCGTGCTCTCCCCGCTGGCGAAGGCGCCGGAAATCACGCCGGAGCTGCTGGCGAAGGAGCCGTTTCTCGCGCACTCCTACGACTCCATCCGCAGCACGGTGTTCCGGAACATGCCGTATCTGCAGAAAAACCGCTTTTATGTGGAATCCCGTTATACGACCACGCTGATTGCGTATGTGCAGCGGAATCTCGGGTTCTCGATCATACCGGATTACTATCTGGGGAGTCTGCCGCCCGGCGTCGCGGCTCCCGCTTTCGAAACCGGCTGCAGCGTCGAAACCGGCTTTCTGACCAATCCGGACCGGATGTTTTCACCCCCGCTTCAGGCCATGATCGGCCTGGTTCGGGAAAAATACGGGTGTCATATGGAAAACGACAGGGAGAAATCATGA
- a CDS encoding M14 family zinc carboxypeptidase → MITNRIPGGNIEVVSVNGRNVELDVELRDTAGDWFYWCFQAVLPEAGNWHFRFVRDNKVGTHGPAVSLDGGKSWRWLYPEYRENSREFDYACPAAGQTVLFCMGMQYLERDFRAFLREFEENPALHAGTLCRSRKGREVELVTIREGEPEHAVLLTSRHHAGEMMATHALEGILRFALADTESGRGFRRHVALHAVPFADKDGVEDGDQGKNRMPHDHARDYQEPGLYPETVALRGLIGRIRPEFVLDLHCPWIRGGDTNEVSYMVGTGHAGMDAELDRFADLLEEERIPEAPYFKKNNLPFGTSWNTAENYAGGMTIKHYAATLPFVRNAQTIEIPFANFGDVTVDRHAMLLYGESIARALFRYLHGELQTASALS, encoded by the coding sequence ATGATCACAAACCGGATTCCGGGCGGAAACATCGAAGTCGTTTCCGTGAACGGGCGCAATGTCGAGCTGGATGTGGAACTGCGGGACACCGCGGGAGACTGGTTTTACTGGTGCTTCCAGGCAGTGCTTCCGGAAGCGGGGAACTGGCATTTCCGCTTCGTCCGCGACAACAAAGTCGGCACGCACGGCCCGGCGGTCAGCCTCGACGGAGGAAAAAGCTGGCGCTGGCTTTACCCGGAGTACCGGGAGAACAGCCGCGAATTCGACTATGCGTGTCCCGCCGCCGGGCAGACGGTCCTCTTCTGCATGGGCATGCAGTATCTCGAACGTGATTTCAGGGCGTTCCTCCGGGAGTTCGAGGAGAATCCGGCTCTGCATGCCGGAACGCTCTGCAGAAGCCGGAAGGGGCGCGAGGTGGAGCTTGTCACGATCCGCGAGGGGGAGCCGGAGCACGCCGTTCTGCTGACCTCCCGCCACCACGCGGGGGAGATGATGGCGACCCACGCGCTCGAGGGAATTCTGCGTTTCGCCCTGGCGGATACGGAGTCCGGGCGCGGTTTCCGGCGGCATGTCGCCCTCCATGCGGTCCCGTTCGCCGACAAGGACGGCGTCGAGGACGGCGACCAGGGCAAGAACCGCATGCCGCATGACCACGCGCGCGATTATCAGGAGCCGGGACTCTATCCGGAGACGGTCGCGCTGCGCGGGCTGATCGGCCGGATCAGGCCGGAATTCGTGCTCGACCTGCACTGCCCCTGGATCCGCGGCGGCGATACAAACGAAGTCTCCTACATGGTCGGCACCGGCCATGCCGGAATGGATGCGGAACTGGACCGCTTCGCGGATCTGCTGGAGGAGGAGCGCATCCCCGAAGCGCCGTATTTCAAGAAGAACAACCTCCCGTTCGGCACCTCCTGGAACACAGCCGAAAATTATGCGGGGGGAATGACGATCAAACATTACGCCGCCACGCTGCCGTTCGTGCGGAACGCCCAGACCATCGAGATTCCGTTTGCGAATTTCGGCGACGTCACGGTCGACCGGCATGCAATGCTCCTCTACGGGGAATCCATCGCCCGGGCGCTGTTCCGGTATCTGCACGGAGAGCTGCAGACGGCCTCCGCCTTGTCCTGA
- a CDS encoding PPC domain-containing protein: protein MASYDDSNWRDLPDHYRLKLDNVGSTAVTELMPGEYVGNGDNVDFRQITVAESGLYSFHFYNLTNPAELTVYAEENGRLRELEDEDGKRGENIILDPVRLYAGRTYYIAVRPEGISHQQGASYTVGVTRSGGGQNPGGEDDDWTTAPRLVVPGSRQKVDMDLVEDGFIGGGDEIDFRRVTFEKDGTYTIKLDDLRGSAKLTLYRVTGGGIVEVASVTGGRRQDGVLRNLDIGAGEYVLSVEPGASGAPGTGYEVEIEGVVHSGSGNNADDTWLNAPAITVAPDAAGSIDADLIENDWVGYDDLIDCRKLDITDAGVYRFTLDDLDGDAKLTLYTLKNGRLKKLKTASGKAGRDGVIANQLLEGGTYYLSVEASGRTKKGGTEYDVDVSGTAFTKGDTSDDDWRNAPEIAVDGGSGRVDRTLIDNGWIGYGDLVDYREVTLDTPGIYRFELDDLDGDAKLTLCTLKNGKLKKLKTASGKAGRDGVIRELLLDAGTYYVAVEASGRTKKGGTDYDVEIIGSTFTKGDVTNNDFSSADELPSGGVARGWVGFGDASDYYRFSLDRSGFHDFALAAEKGGATLTIYREIGGKMKVVRKIQAGKAVADLELDRGTYYLQVQSGDKGKGKKNTDYEILTDLAAAPASLAYEPLPGIPESVLTAAPDLDFGASALEAAAPEGWMRGMPALA, encoded by the coding sequence ATGGCTTCTTACGACGACAGCAACTGGCGGGATCTGCCGGATCATTACAGGCTCAAGCTCGACAATGTCGGCAGTACGGCGGTTACGGAACTGATGCCGGGCGAGTATGTCGGCAACGGCGACAATGTCGATTTCCGGCAGATCACGGTTGCCGAAAGCGGACTTTATTCGTTTCACTTCTACAACCTGACCAACCCGGCGGAGCTGACCGTTTACGCCGAGGAAAACGGCAGACTGCGGGAACTCGAAGATGAGGACGGCAAGCGGGGGGAGAACATCATCCTCGACCCGGTCCGGCTTTATGCGGGGCGGACCTACTACATCGCCGTCCGCCCGGAAGGGATTTCGCATCAGCAGGGCGCAAGCTACACGGTCGGCGTCACCCGGAGCGGCGGCGGGCAGAACCCCGGCGGCGAAGACGACGACTGGACGACGGCTCCGCGCCTGGTCGTGCCGGGTTCCCGGCAGAAGGTCGATATGGACCTCGTCGAGGACGGCTTTATCGGCGGCGGCGACGAAATCGATTTCCGCCGCGTCACCTTTGAAAAGGACGGCACCTACACCATCAAGCTCGACGACCTGCGCGGCAGCGCGAAACTCACGCTTTACCGGGTGACGGGGGGCGGAATCGTCGAGGTCGCCTCCGTCACCGGCGGCCGGAGGCAGGACGGCGTACTGCGCAATCTCGACATCGGCGCGGGGGAGTATGTGCTGTCGGTCGAGCCCGGCGCCTCCGGCGCTCCCGGCACCGGATACGAGGTTGAGATCGAAGGCGTCGTCCACAGCGGCTCCGGCAACAACGCCGACGACACGTGGCTGAATGCGCCGGCGATCACCGTCGCGCCGGACGCCGCCGGCAGCATCGACGCCGATCTCATCGAAAACGACTGGGTCGGCTACGACGACCTGATCGACTGCCGCAAGCTCGACATCACCGATGCGGGGGTCTATCGCTTCACGCTCGACGATCTCGACGGCGATGCGAAGCTCACGCTCTACACCCTGAAAAACGGCAGGCTGAAAAAGCTCAAGACCGCCTCCGGCAAAGCCGGCAGGGACGGCGTTATCGCAAATCAGCTCCTGGAGGGCGGCACCTATTATCTGTCGGTCGAGGCATCGGGCAGGACGAAGAAGGGCGGCACCGAATATGATGTCGATGTTTCGGGAACCGCGTTCACGAAGGGCGACACCTCCGACGACGACTGGCGGAACGCGCCGGAAATCGCCGTCGACGGCGGCAGCGGCCGGGTGGACCGGACGCTGATCGACAACGGCTGGATCGGTTACGGCGACCTCGTCGACTACCGGGAGGTCACGCTCGACACGCCCGGGATCTACCGTTTCGAACTCGACGATCTCGACGGCGATGCGAAGCTCACGCTCTGCACTCTGAAAAACGGCAAGCTCAAGAAGCTCAAGACCGCCTCCGGCAAAGCCGGCAGGGACGGCGTCATCAGGGAGCTTCTCCTCGATGCCGGGACCTACTATGTCGCGGTCGAAGCGTCGGGCAGGACGAAGAAGGGCGGCACTGATTACGATGTCGAAATCATCGGGAGCACCTTCACGAAGGGCGATGTGACCAATAATGATTTCAGTTCCGCGGACGAATTGCCGTCCGGCGGCGTCGCCCGGGGCTGGGTCGGCTTCGGCGACGCGAGCGATTATTATCGCTTTTCGCTGGACCGGAGCGGATTCCACGATTTCGCGCTGGCTGCCGAAAAGGGCGGGGCGACGCTGACCATCTACCGGGAAATCGGCGGGAAAATGAAGGTCGTCAGGAAAATACAGGCCGGGAAAGCGGTCGCAGACCTCGAACTCGACCGCGGAACCTACTATCTTCAGGTCCAGTCGGGCGACAAGGGGAAAGGGAAGAAGAACACCGACTACGAGATTCTGACCGATCTCGCGGCGGCGCCCGCATCGCTTGCATACGAGCCGCTGCCGGGCATCCCGGAATCGGTTCTGACGGCGGCGCCGGATCTGGATTTCGGCGCATCCGCCCTCGAAGCTGCGGCCCCGGAAGGCTGGATGCGCGGCATGCCGGCGCTTGCCTGA
- a CDS encoding aminotransferase class V-fold PLP-dependent enzyme: MKSVKLQKRPDEPVLRRMTETARKLVERQKLQMGYPFDQETNLTGFYEWLLETGLCNTTLISVGSPYKEAWDMLHVDEFEREVVDFVAGTFGFRGGHWGVVTNGGTDGNLHGIYFGRKTLEAKSELPPILYVSAEAHYSVQKLGDILRIETRIIGVHPTGQMDIEDFRRQLDPTRPALVAIAVGGTFKGAIDDQRAIDRVLKEVKPPACYRHLDVALFGGYLPWLDDPAARELVDQAAMGFDSLAVSGHKFFALNEPAGVFLCRKEILQHLTKLTVPYLGGIVMPTISCSRSGFDVLKLYWRIMTTGPAGFRAEANHVLAMTAKLLAALAARGVEAHANPWSNTVYFRRPREEVVHRCCMACSGEFSHVVVMQYFDEELVERLADEIAG; the protein is encoded by the coding sequence ATGAAAAGCGTGAAACTTCAGAAAAGGCCGGACGAACCCGTCCTCCGGCGCATGACCGAAACCGCCCGGAAGCTCGTCGAACGGCAGAAACTCCAGATGGGCTACCCCTTCGACCAGGAGACGAATCTCACGGGATTTTACGAGTGGCTGCTTGAAACCGGTTTGTGCAATACGACGCTGATCAGCGTCGGCAGCCCCTACAAAGAGGCGTGGGATATGCTGCACGTCGATGAGTTCGAGCGCGAAGTCGTCGACTTCGTCGCCGGAACTTTCGGTTTCCGCGGCGGCCACTGGGGCGTCGTCACCAACGGCGGGACGGACGGCAACCTGCACGGGATCTACTTCGGGCGCAAGACGCTCGAGGCGAAATCCGAACTGCCGCCGATTCTTTACGTTTCGGCCGAAGCGCACTATTCCGTGCAGAAGCTCGGGGACATCCTGCGCATCGAAACGCGCATCATCGGCGTCCATCCGACCGGTCAGATGGACATCGAAGACTTCCGCCGTCAGCTGGACCCGACACGCCCGGCGCTCGTCGCGATCGCTGTCGGCGGCACCTTCAAAGGCGCGATCGACGACCAGCGCGCCATCGACCGCGTGCTGAAGGAGGTCAAGCCGCCGGCCTGCTACCGCCACCTCGACGTCGCGCTGTTCGGCGGTTACCTGCCGTGGCTTGACGACCCGGCTGCCCGCGAACTCGTCGACCAGGCGGCGATGGGATTCGACTCCCTCGCGGTTTCCGGGCACAAGTTCTTCGCGCTGAATGAGCCGGCCGGCGTGTTCCTCTGCCGGAAAGAGATTCTGCAGCATCTGACCAAGCTGACCGTGCCGTACCTCGGCGGTATCGTCATGCCGACCATCAGCTGCTCGCGGAGCGGATTCGACGTGCTGAAACTTTACTGGCGGATCATGACCACCGGGCCGGCGGGGTTCCGGGCCGAGGCGAACCATGTTCTCGCCATGACGGCGAAGCTCCTTGCCGCCCTCGCCGCGCGCGGCGTCGAAGCGCATGCGAACCCGTGGTCGAACACGGTCTATTTCCGCCGTCCGCGCGAGGAGGTCGTGCACCGCTGCTGCATGGCCTGTTCCGGAGAGTTCTCGCACGTCGTCGTCATGCAGTACTTCGACGAAGAACTGGTCGAGCGCCTCGCCGACGAAATCGCCGGCTGA